Proteins encoded together in one Bacteroides ovatus window:
- a CDS encoding acyltransferase family protein, translating into MIDMELSSKIKIASLLCTMMVVYRHSLNYLAFFNSWTGHGISGFVEDGVSLLTEIAVPYFFIISGFFFFRISYYEKNNYFKMLKKKAKTLLIPFIFWNIVGGGILCLYNRAQVGDSIVNCVQQLFMSNWYGPLWYVRDLMTLMLLVPLYGWIFLCNKSWLYLIIVLLSFYFWMPSDGNWISTESVLFFFLGGVLQKYEKIVEMQMPYKMIMGYAFLWVLYSFGFIPIENTYLHKINTILGLVIFWQLVNLLTAKQSEKLLTLSSYSFLIYVMHLYLIKVMKQGLGALFFENDVMALLSYILLPLITMFIIIVIGKLWAKTSLVTYNLVTGGRL; encoded by the coding sequence ATGATAGATATGGAGTTGAGTAGCAAGATTAAAATTGCAAGCTTATTATGTACCATGATGGTGGTATACCGACATTCCCTAAATTATTTAGCTTTTTTCAATTCATGGACAGGTCACGGAATAAGTGGGTTTGTTGAGGATGGCGTCTCTCTGTTGACAGAGATAGCAGTACCTTATTTTTTTATCATATCAGGCTTTTTCTTTTTTCGGATTTCTTATTACGAAAAAAATAATTACTTCAAAATGCTTAAGAAAAAAGCGAAGACATTATTAATTCCATTCATCTTTTGGAATATAGTGGGAGGGGGGATACTGTGCTTGTATAATCGGGCTCAAGTAGGAGATTCAATAGTTAATTGTGTTCAGCAGTTATTTATGAGTAATTGGTATGGACCATTGTGGTATGTGAGGGATTTAATGACACTAATGCTATTAGTGCCTTTATATGGATGGATTTTTTTGTGTAATAAGAGTTGGTTATATTTAATTATAGTACTGTTGTCATTTTATTTTTGGATGCCAAGTGATGGCAATTGGATTTCAACAGAAAGTGTGCTCTTTTTCTTTCTTGGTGGAGTTTTGCAAAAATATGAGAAAATAGTGGAAATGCAAATGCCCTACAAGATGATCATGGGATATGCTTTTTTGTGGGTGTTATATTCATTCGGATTTATCCCTATTGAGAATACTTATCTGCATAAGATTAATACAATATTAGGTTTGGTCATTTTTTGGCAGTTGGTTAATTTGCTTACAGCTAAACAAAGTGAGAAGTTATTGACATTGTCTAGTTATTCTTTTTTGATTTATGTAATGCATTTGTATTTGATAAAAGTTATGAAACAGGGATTAGGTGCCTTATTCTTTGAAAATGATGTGATGGCATTATTATCTTATATTTTATTACCTCTTATAACTATGTTTATTATTATTGTTATAGGAAAATTATGGGCTAAAACTTCGTTAGTCACCTATAACCTTGTAACAGGCGGAAGATTATGA
- a CDS encoding glycosyltransferase family 4 protein has translation MKILWVNPSFLDYRIPVYKRLYELTDGNFYILFSKKRVSERICLKIQEAIGVNAICFEGEKRIIFGEKEGMSNKWMSFPITKGLYKRIKKIDADIVIAEGFFQWTPQAVRYVFFHRKPLLIEYERTKHTERSCPKWRMIYRKLVDQFVSGYLCNGKLTKEYLFDEMKIKKDNLFVGGMSADSEGLVSAIQSMSVEECITFRNKLNINNSGIVYIYVGQLIERKGVIYLLNAWKKHIRKYNQDNLLIVGGGDLYNSFVDKFGDEVSIHFTNGIDYDNIYKYYAISDVFIIPTLEDNWSLVVPEAMACGLPIACSIYNGCYPELVHEGENGKLFDPLKQETVIEALDTFHRVDLQKYGEYSRKIEKYYNHERTANNIYAACVEVLNRNNK, from the coding sequence ATGAAAATTCTTTGGGTTAATCCGTCTTTTTTAGATTATCGAATACCTGTTTATAAACGATTATATGAATTGACGGATGGAAACTTTTATATACTGTTTTCTAAAAAACGTGTATCGGAACGTATTTGTCTAAAAATACAAGAAGCCATTGGGGTTAATGCGATCTGCTTTGAAGGTGAGAAAAGAATAATCTTTGGAGAAAAAGAAGGAATGTCTAATAAATGGATGTCTTTTCCCATCACAAAAGGATTATATAAACGAATAAAAAAGATAGATGCAGATATTGTGATTGCTGAAGGATTTTTTCAATGGACTCCACAAGCTGTACGGTATGTTTTTTTTCATAGAAAACCTCTATTAATAGAATATGAAAGAACTAAGCATACAGAAAGATCCTGTCCAAAATGGAGAATGATATATCGAAAATTAGTGGATCAATTTGTTTCTGGATATCTGTGCAATGGAAAACTTACTAAAGAGTATCTTTTTGATGAGATGAAGATAAAAAAAGATAATTTGTTTGTTGGAGGAATGTCTGCAGATAGTGAAGGCTTAGTTAGTGCTATACAGAGTATGTCCGTGGAAGAATGTATTACTTTTAGAAATAAATTAAATATAAATAATAGTGGAATCGTTTATATATACGTAGGGCAGCTTATTGAACGTAAGGGGGTAATATATCTTTTAAATGCTTGGAAGAAACACATTCGAAAATATAATCAGGATAATTTATTAATTGTCGGCGGTGGTGACTTGTATAATAGTTTTGTAGATAAATTTGGAGATGAAGTTAGTATCCATTTTACAAATGGTATTGATTATGATAATATATATAAGTATTATGCAATATCCGATGTTTTTATCATTCCAACATTAGAAGATAATTGGAGTTTAGTGGTGCCAGAAGCAATGGCTTGTGGGTTGCCGATTGCTTGCTCCATTTATAATGGATGTTATCCGGAATTAGTGCATGAAGGTGAAAATGGTAAGCTATTTGATCCGTTAAAGCAAGAAACGGTTATTGAGGCATTGGATACGTTTCACCGAGTTGATTTACAGAAGTATGGAGAATATTCTAGAAAAATAGAGAAGTATTATAATCATGAACGAACAGCTAATAACATTTATGCTGCTTGC
- a CDS encoding acyltransferase family protein, giving the protein MNQNLYIDRDTSSVIKGVLIILIVIGHNKVLCSTDNKGADYLYLFHVICFFILPFFYDIKKEITVKRLCDIVVRNWIPYFWICIACYVISSVVNHEFNWDWSHVWAFVNGTQTPLLKNFGFIFPWFLPTYCSFYILYLFTNKYKYFYRLLTVLSLITWSLSWSQFHYFKGIIPFGIGLAIYYFGFGVLSFYVNRLSVRMKYLGAFLFVLLSVDYWLDYSFLSYSYKLLPICFFLGLLWIAPYLNFRWLKLLGDNSLGIYMIHIFLANISYLIFPDNFWGGMIGLVVTLLISLWLVKWVVKRKKMRSIFLPRSWSDIKMNV; this is encoded by the coding sequence ATGAATCAGAATTTGTATATAGATAGAGATACTTCATCTGTTATTAAAGGTGTATTGATAATTCTTATCGTAATAGGGCATAATAAGGTGTTATGCTCAACTGATAATAAAGGAGCTGACTATCTTTATCTGTTTCATGTTATATGTTTTTTTATTCTACCATTTTTTTATGATATAAAAAAGGAGATAACAGTGAAACGTCTATGTGATATAGTGGTACGGAACTGGATTCCATATTTTTGGATATGCATTGCTTGCTATGTAATATCTAGTGTGGTAAATCATGAGTTTAATTGGGATTGGAGCCATGTATGGGCTTTTGTTAATGGAACGCAAACTCCTTTACTAAAAAACTTTGGTTTTATATTTCCATGGTTTCTTCCAACTTATTGTTCTTTTTACATACTATATTTGTTTACTAATAAATACAAATATTTTTATAGATTATTGACTGTATTGTCTTTGATTACCTGGAGTTTATCGTGGTCACAGTTCCATTATTTTAAAGGTATAATACCATTTGGTATTGGTCTAGCTATCTACTATTTTGGTTTCGGTGTGCTTTCTTTTTATGTAAATCGTTTATCTGTAAGAATGAAATATTTAGGAGCATTTCTTTTTGTATTGCTTTCAGTAGATTATTGGCTAGATTATTCGTTTTTGTCTTACTCTTATAAATTATTACCTATATGTTTTTTTCTGGGATTGTTGTGGATAGCACCTTATTTGAATTTTCGTTGGCTAAAATTACTGGGTGATAACTCTTTGGGTATTTATATGATACATATCTTTCTGGCAAATATATCCTATTTAATTTTTCCAGATAATTTTTGGGGAGGGATGATTGGACTTGTGGTAACCTTGTTAATATCCTTGTGGTTGGTAAAATGGGTAGTCAAGCGAAAAAAAATGAGGAGTATATTTCTCCCAAGATCCTGGAGTGATATAAAAATGAATGTATAG